The following proteins are co-located in the Macrobrachium rosenbergii isolate ZJJX-2024 chromosome 26, ASM4041242v1, whole genome shotgun sequence genome:
- the LOC136852696 gene encoding clumping factor A-like, which translates to MVVSAEPSINILMFISFVGEDSEELWVQCCAGGGAAVGQVHLDFLSCAIDGCLCAFTGTNDSISDKISTGGSNSDKISTDDRKSDKISTDDRNSDKISTDDRNSDKISADDSNSDKINTDDSNSDKISTDDSNSDKISTDDKNSDKISTDDSNSDKINTDESNSDKISADDSNSDKISTDDKNSDKISTDDRNSDKISIDDSSSVKISTDNSNSDIISTDDKNSDKISTDDRNSDKVSTDDSNSDKISTDDSNSNKISTDTDDRNSDKISTDDSIGNKIITDDRNSDKISTDDNNSDKIIIDDKNSDKIIMVKCNLPSSSPGPPYLAE; encoded by the exons ATGGTGGTCAGTGCTGAACCTTCTATAAACATCTTGATGTTTATCAGcttcgtagggg AAGACTCGGAAGAGCTCTGGGTCCAGTGTtgcgctggaggaggcgctgctGTTGGTCAGGTTCATTTGGATTTTTTATCGTGTGCCATCGACGGGTGTTTGTGTGCTTTTACTGGGACTAATGATAGTATCAGTGACAAAATTAGCACTGGCGGTAGTAATAGTGATAAAATTAGTACTGATGATAGGAAGAGTGATAAAATAAGTACTGATGATAGGAATAGTGATAAAATTAGTACTGATGATAGGAATAGTGATAAAATTAGTGCTGACGAtagtaacagtgataaaattaatactgatgacagtaacagtgataaaataagcACTGATGAtagtaacagtgataaaattagtACTGATGATAAGAATAGTGACAAAATTAGTACTGATGAtagtaacagtgataaaattaatactgatgagagtaacagtgataaaataagtGCTGATGAtagtaacagtgataaaattagtACTGATGATAAGAATAGTGATAAAATTAGTACTGATGATAGGAATAGCGATAAAATTAGTATTGATGATAGTAGCAGTGTTAAAATAAGTACCGATAATAGTAACAGTGATATAATTAGTACTGATGATAAGAATAGTGATAAAATTAGTACTGATGATAGGAATAGCGATAAAGTTAGTACTGATGAtagtaacagtgataaaataagtACTGATGatagtaacagtaataaaattagtACTGATACTGATGATAGGAATAGTGATAAAATTAGTACAGATGATAGTATcggtaataaaattattactgatGATAGGAATAGTGATAAAATTAGTACTGATGacaataatagtgataaaattattattgatgataagaatagtgataaaatcattaTGGTCAAATGCAACTTGCCGTCGTCTAGCCCTGGGCCGCCTTATCTCGCTGAATGA